The genomic region GTAAGACCCGGCGATTGCAGCACCCCCGCGCGACAGGCGCAAGCGCTCCGCTGCCGGGAGGTCAGCCGGGCCTCATCGCCGGTCGACCGTGCTGTGACCCCGCGCACGTTACGCCCGGTGCAGTGCCCCGTTACACTGCGGACATGAACGCACCCGAGCCACCCATCGCGCCCCGACGCAGTCGCGGCATCTATCTGCTGCCGAACCTGTTCACCACGGCGGCGCTGTTTTCTGGCTTTTTCGCGATCATCGCCGCCTCCCAGGGCCGGTTCGAGGCGGCCTGCGTGGCGATCTTCATCGCTGCGGTGCTCGACGGGCTCGATGGCCGGGTCGCGCGGATGACCAACACCCAGAGCGAGTTCGGGGTGCAATACGATTCGTTGTCCGATCTGATCAGCTTCGGCATGGCGCCGTCGCTGGTGATGTACCACTGGGCGCTGGCGTCGATGAAGCTCGACGGCACCACCCTGGGCAAGATCGGCTGGCTCGGCGCATTTCTCTATGCCGCCTGCGCCGCGCTGCGGCTGGCGCGCTTCAACAGCCAGGTCGGCACGGTCGACAAGCGCTGGTTCATCGGCCTGCCCAGTCCGTCGGCGGCGGGCCTGGTCGCCAGTTTCGTGTGGACCATGCACGACCTCGGCCTGAGCGGCGAGTCCCTGCGCTACGCCGCACTGGCGGTGACGGTCATCGCCGGCCTGCTGATGGTCAGCGGCTTCCGCTATTCCAGCTTCAAGGGCGGCAAGCCCGGTCCGCAGGGCGATCGCATCCCGTTCTTCGTGCTGTTCGCGATCGTGGTCGCGATCATCGGCCTGGTGATCGATCCGCCGAAGGTGCTGCTGTTCGTGTTCGCGACCTTCGCCGTCTTCGGGCCACTGATCTCGCGACGGATGGCGCGCAAAGCGCAGGCGGAGGAGGCGTGAATCCGTCGTGGAGCCCATTGCAGCGGAGCATGCTCGAAGCGATGGGGCTACCGGTGTATCGCGCCGTGGGCATCGCGGCCCCCGGCGAATTGCCGGACGATCCGCTGATCCATGCGCTGCTGCGCGCCGCCGGTCGCGCGCGCGATGCCGAAGACGCGGTGCGTCTCGCCAAGACCTGGCCTGCGCCGCGCACGCTGCGCGCCGATCCCCGCGCCAAGCGCGCGCTGTGGCCGCAACTGCGCGCCCTGCGGCGCTCGCCCGGGCCGTGAGCAAGCATCCGTGAGCAGCCCGCTGTCGTTCGTCGAGCCCTCGGCGCCGGCGTCGACGACCCTGCGTGCCATGCGGGACACTGATATCGATACGGTCATGGCGATCGAAACCCGCGCCTACCCGTTTCCGTGGACCGACGGCATCTTCCGCGACTGCCTCAACGCCTGTTACCCGTCATGGCTCTTGATGCAGAACGGCAGCATCGTCGGCTACGGCGTGATCAGCATCGCCGCGCGCGAGGCGCATATCCTCAACATCTGCATCGATCCCGACGCGCAGAGCCACGGCCACGGTCGCCGCCTGCTGCGCGCGCTGGTGCGCATCGCGCGCGCGCAGAACGCCGAACGCATCTTCCTCGAGGTACGGCCCTCGAACCCGCGCGCGATCGCGCTGTATTTCGACGAAGGCTTCAACGAGATCGGCCGCCGCCCGCGTTACTACCCGGCGCATGCGGGTCGCGAGGACGCGATCGTGATGGCGATGGAGTTGTTGCCGGAGGCGTGATCCATTGGTGGGAGCGGCGGAAGCCGCGATCTCGACCGCGATCGCGGCTTCCGCCGCTCCCACAGGGAAAAGTTTTAGAGTCGTGCGCGTTGCTCGGCCAGCGCCGCTGCTTTTCTCCTCCCCTTGCGCAAAGCGCAGGGGGAGGTTGGGAGGGGGTGCATTTGGAGTCGCTGCGATGCGACGACAACCCCCAACCCTCGCCTGCGGCGAAAGGGAGGGGGCAGAAGTCAAAATCGCGCGCGCTGTTCGGTCAGCGCCGCGAGTTTCGCGGTCCAGTCGGCGAGGCGCAGGCGCTCCTGTTCGATCACGGCCGGCGGCACGTTGCCGCCGAAGCGCGCGAGCTTGTCCTCGCTCTTGGTTTTCTCCGACGCGACGCGCGCGATTTCCTTGTCGAGGCGCGAGCGCTCCGCGTCGAGGTCGACCAGACCTTCCAGCGGCACCAGCAGGGTGAGGCCGCCGACCACGGCGGACGCCGCTGCGGGCGATTCGCCGGTCAGCGTTTCGATCGATTCGAGCTTGAGCAGGAACTTCAGCTGCGATGCGAAACGGGCGATGCGCGCGGCATCGTTGGCGTCGCCGTCCTTCAGCAGCAGGCGCACCTGTTTGGCGGGCGAAATGCCCAGGGTGCTGCGGATGCTGCGCAGGTTCCTGATGACGTCCTTGAGCCATTCGATATCGGTTTCGGCGGCGGTGTGATCCTGTCCGGCGAAGTCGCCGGTCTGCGGATAGGCGCGCGTCGAAATGCTGTTGGCGTCGATGCCGAGTTTCGGCGCGACGCTGCGCCACAGTTCCTCGGTGACGAACGGGGTCAGCGGGTGCAGCAGGCGCAGCAGCGATTCCAGCACATGCAGCAGCGTGTGGCGGGTGCTGTCGGCGGCGAGCTTGTCGTCGCCGTTGAGCGCGGGCTTCGCCAGCTCCACGAACCAGTCGCAGAACTCGTTCCACGCGAATTCGTACAGCGCCTGCGCGAGCAGGTCGAAGCGATAGGTGGCGAAGTGTTCGCCGGCTTCGGCGGAGACTTTGGCGAGGCGCGAGAGGATCCACTTTTCGGCGTCGGTGATCGGCTGCGGCCTTGTTGTGGGAGGGGCTTTAGCCCCGACGCCTGCGCCAGTCGGGGCTAAAGCCCCTCCCACAGAGAATCCCTCGGTGTTCATCAACACGAAGCGCGTCGCGTTCCAAAGCTTGTTGCAGAAATTCTTGTAGCCCTCGCAGCGGGCCATGTCGAATTTGATGTCGCGGCCGGGGCCGGCCAGCGCGGCCATGGTGAAGCGCAGCGCATCGGCGCCGTGCGGCGCGATGCCGTCGGGGAATTCCTTGCGCGTGTGTTTCTCGATCTTCGGTGCATCCTTCGGTTTCATCAGCCCGGTGGTGCGCTTGGCGACCAGTTCATCCGCAGTGATGCCGTCGATGATGTCGAGCGGGTCCAGCACGTTGCCTTTCGACTTCGACATCTTCTGCCCGTCCTTGTCGCGGACCAGACCGGTGATGTAGACGTCCTTGAACGGCACGCGCGCGGCATCCGGTGTGCCTTCAGGCATGAAGTGATCGGTCATCATGATCATCCGCGCCACCCAGAAGAAGATGATGTCGAAGCCGGTCACCAGCACCGACGACGGCACGAAATCGTCGAAGCCGCGCTCGCGCATCGATTCCGGACTCGGCCAGCCCATGGTGCTGATCGGCCACAGACCGGAGGAGAACCAGGTTTCCAACACATCGTTGTCGCGCCGTAGGGTGGGCCCCGGCCCACCGCTCTTCCCCGCAGCCTGTTCGAGAGCTGCCGCCTCATCCCGTGCCACGTACACATTGCCAGCCTCGTCGTACCACGCCGGAATACGATGCCCCCACCACAGCTGACGGCTGATGCACCAGTCCTGGATATTCTCCATCCAGTGTCGATACGTGTTGATCCAGTTCGGCGGCACGAATTTCACCGAACCGTTCTCGGCAAGTTCAAGGCCGCGCTTTGCGAAGCCGTCCATCGCCACAAACCACTGGTCGGTGAGGTAAGGCTCGATCACCTGGCCGGTGCGGTCACCGCGCGGCACCTGCAGTTTGTGCGGTTTGGTTTCGACCAGCAGGCCGGCTTCTTCGAGATCGGCAAGAACGGCTTTGCGGGCATCGTAGCGGTCGAGCCCGTGGTAGCGGGATGGAATCAACTCCGGGCTGAATCGTTCGTCTGGAATCAGGACGCCCCGATCTTCAATGGGATCATGCTTGGAAAGCTCAGCAGAAATATCAGCATGGCTTTTTGCAGACCCAATAATCTTCGCATCCGGCGTAAAGATATTGATCATCGGCAAGTCGTGCCGCTTCCCCACCGCATAGTCATTGAAATCATGCGCAGGCGTCACCTTCACCACGCCCGTGCCAAATTCCCGATCCACATAATCATCAGCGATGATCGGAATCTCGCGATTCGTCAGCGGCAGCGTTACGGTCTTGCCGATCAGATGCGCGTAGCGCTCGTCCTCGGGATGCACCATCACTGCGGTGTCGCCGAGCATGGTTTCGGGGCGCGTGGTCGCGACCACCAGCGAACCGCTGCCGTCGGTGAGCGGGTACGAGATCGACCACAAAAAACCGTCTTCCTCTTCACTCACCACTTCAAGATCGGAGATCGCGGTCTTCAACACCGGGTCCCAGTTGACGAGGCGCTGACCGCGATAGATCAGACCTTCCTCGTAAAGTTTCACGAACGCTTCGATCACCGCCGCCGACGCGCCGTCGTCCATCGTGAACACGCTGCGCGTCCAGTCGCCCGAAGTGCCGAGGCGGCGCATCTGGCGTTCGATGGTGCCGCCGGACTGCGCCTTCCATTCCCAGACTTTGTCGATGAACTTGTCGCGACCCAATGAATCGCGCGTCTCGCCGGTGCCGGCGATCTGCAGGTTGCGCGACACCACCATTTCGGTGGCGATGCCGGCGTGGTCGGTGCCCATCTGCCACAGCGTCTTGTAGCCGCGCATGCGGTGATAGCGGATCAGCGCGTCCTGCAGCGTGTGCTGGAAGGCGTGGCCCATGTGCAGGGTGCCGGTGACGTTCGGCGGCGGCAGCAGGATGCTGTAGGCGGGGCCGTCGCCCTGCGGTGCGAAGACGCCGCTTGCTTCCCACTCGGCGTAGAGGCGGGATTCGAAGTCTTTGGGTTCGTAGCCGGAGGCGAGGGTGGTCATGTTTCGGGACTCTGTGTGCTTTGGATTGTCATCCCGAGCGCAGCGAGGGACCTGTTGTTCAATCGCGAACGTTCAAAAGCAGGTCCCTCGCTGCGCTCGGGATGACAGTGGATTTTTGGAGCGACGAAATCACATATCGTATTTCTTCAACTCAAGCCCGCGCGCCTGGTACTGCTTCCAGCGTTCGCGCAGCGGGCCGCGCGCGCTGTCGTCGGCGGGCACCACTTCCAGCACGCGCTCGAAGCTGCCTTCCACCGGGGCGTCGCGCAGGTTGATGACCAGCGGGCGCAGCGCGATGTCGCTGTCGGGCGCGGCGATCAGCACCGGGGTCAACTCGTCTTCGTCGTCGCTGCCGGCGATCTGGTGCGGCACGAACGCCTCTTCGTCGAACGCCCACAGCAGATCGTCCAGCGCTTCGGCCTGCGCCGCGTCGCGGGCCAGCACCAGCGTCCACAGATTCGCGTCGTAGGCCTTGCGCGCAAGCTCGCAGACCAGCCGCAGCGGCTCCTCGCGGAAGCGCGGTTTCTGGATCAGGTAGAAATCGGCGCGGGGGCTCATGTGCTCGCGCGCTTAGCCCGCACGATCCATCAACCACTGCGCCAGCAACCCGACCGGACGGCCGGTGGCCATGCCCAGTTTGCCGTCGTCGTTGGAGACGCCGGCGATGTCCAGATGCGCCCAGCGCTGGTCTTCGGTGAAGCGGGCGAGGAAGCAGCCGGCGGTGATGGCGCCCGCGTTGCGTCCGCCGATGTTGTAGACGTCGGCGAAGGTGGAGTTGAGCTGGCTCTGGTATTCGTCCCACAGCGGCAGGCGCCAGGCGCGGTCGAACACGTTCTCGCCGGCCTGCAGCAGTTCGTTGGCGAGGTCGTCGTGCTTGCTCATCAGGCCGGTGGCGTATTTGCCGAGCGCGACGATGCATGCGCCGGTGAGCGTGGCCACGTCGAGCAGCGCGCGCGGTTCGAAACGCTGGGCATAGGTGAGCGCATCGCAGAGGATCAGCCGGCCTTCGGCGTCGGTGTTGCCGACTTCGATGGTCTTGCCGGACATGCTGGTGATGACGTCGGACGGCCGATAGCTCAGGCCGTCGGGCATGTTTTCGACCGCCGGCACGATGACCACGAGATCGATCGGCAACTGCATGCCCACGACAGCGACGAACGTGCCCATCACGGCAGCCGCGCCGCACATGTCGTATTTCATTTCCTCGATGCCGCCGGCGGTTTTCAGGTTGATGCCGCCGGTGTCGAAGGTGATGCCCTTGCCGACGAGCACGAAGGGTTTGGCGTCGCCGCTGCCGTGGTCGGATGCGCCATTCCATTTCAGCACGATGAGTTTCGGCGGATTGGCCGAGCCCTGCGACACCGCGAGCAGCGAGCCCATGCCCAGCGCCTGCATCTGGTCGCGCTCCAGCACTTCGCAGCTGGTCCTGTCGAACTTGCCGGCGAACACTTGCGCCTGTTCGGCGAGGTAGGTGGGGTTGCAGATGTTCGGCGGCAGATTGCCCAGCTCGCGCGCGAAGGTGATGCCGTTCGCGATGGCTTTGCCTTGGGACAACGCGACGGCGTCGTTGCCGCTCACCGCGACCGCGGTCAGCTTGCTGACGCCCTTGGCCTTGTTCTTCTCGCCGAGGGTGGCGTTGTAGCGGTATGCGACGTACGCGAAGGCGATCACCGCTTGACGGATGTTCCAGGCCGCGTCGCGGCCCTGGGTCGCGGCTTCGCTGATGGTGAAGGTGGCGCCGGTGGCCGCGCCGTCCTTCAGTGCGCGGGCGGCATCGCTGGCGGCCTTGATGTACTGCGGAACGCCGAACTTGGCGGCATCGCCCAGGCCGATCACCAGAACCCGCGTCGCGGCCACGCCGGGCAGGTCGTGCAGCAGCGCGGTCTTGCCGGTCTTGCCGGAGACGTCGCCGCGTTCGATCAGCGCCGCGATGCGACCGCCGCTGGCGGCGTCGAGCGCCTGACCGGTGGCGGTGAGGGTCTTGTCCGCGTACGCGCCGACGACGATGCAGTCGGTGGCGAGGGCGGCGGCATCGGCGGCGGGGCCGGTGTGGAGCGTGAATGCGAGGGCCATCGATCGGGTTCCGTGGAGGCGGTCTGTGGGAGGTTGGGCGAAGCGATGCGCGGAGACGGCGCCTGAACCGCCATCGACGTGGCCGTTCAGACTGCGCGACTTTCTGATCGCGGCATTCCGTACAATCCCCGGGCGTCGGCGACGGCGCGGGGCCGCGGCCCAAGCAGAACCGCCGAGTTTAAAGCAAAGCCCCCGCCGGATGCCCGGCTTCCGGAGTCGCACGTTCCCCGATGCTGAAGCTGGACCGCTACCTGATCCGTGAGTTTGCGCAGAGCATCTTCGCCGTCCTGGCGGTGGTCTTGATCGTGCTGCTGGGCGGCGCGTTCGCGGATGTCCTCGGCGATGTGGCGCGCGGCAAGGTGCCGGCGGGCATGCTGCTGGCCCAACTGGGGCTGGTGTTCCTGAAATGGCTGCCGATGATCCTGCCGCTGGTGGTGATGCTGGGGCTGATGCTGGCGATGGGCCGGCTGTATCGCGACGCCGAAATGCCGGTGCTGGTGTCGATCGGCATCGGCCCGAAGCGCTTCCTGCGTCCGCTGGCCTGGATGGCGTTGCCGGTGGTGCTCGTGGTGGGCCTGTGTTCGCTGTGGCTGGGACCCTGGGCCGACCGCACATCGCAGCGGATGATCGACGAGGCTGGCCGCAATCTGCTGATCGCGGGGATGGAGCCGGGCCGCTTCACCGAGCTTCCGGGCGGTGGCGGCGTCATCTATGTCGGCGGCATGTCCAGCGACAACCGCGAGATGCAGCGGGTGTTCGTGTATCGGCAGAAGAAAGACCGTTTCGACGTCACCACCTCGCAGACCGGCACGCTGTCGGTACAGAACGAACGCGACCGCTACCTCCGGCTCGAACAGGGCTTCGAGGTGGAAGGCCCGACCGGCAGCGGCCGTGATTTCCGGCTGATGCGCTACGCGGCCAACGAAGTGCGCCTGCCCGAAGAAATATCGCAGCGGCGCAAGTCCGATGCGGTGGAACTGCAGCCGACGACCGCACTGTTCCGCGACCCCCGCCCCCAGGCCAATGCGCAGCTGCATTTCCGCATCGCGCCGCCGCTGCTCACCCTGGCGTTCGCGCTGCTGGCGGTGCCGCTGTCGCGCAGCGCGCCGCGCCAGGCGCGCTACGGCAATCTCGCGGTGGGCTTCCTGATCTATCTTTTCAGCATGTTCCTGATGCTGCTGGGCACGCAGTGGCTGGACGACGGCAAACTGCCGGCCGTGCTGGGCCTGTGGTGGATGCTGCTGCCGCTGCTGGTGGTGGCGGTCTGGATGTATGCCCGCGATGGCGCGATCAAGCGCCCGCGGCTGAAGGCAGCGGGCTGACTCGGATGATGCCGTTTCCGAAAATCCACGATCTTTACATCGGCCGGGTGGTGCTGGGCTCGGTGCTGTTGACCTGGGCGGTGCTGATCGGCCTGGATGCGACCATCAGCGGCATGCTCAACGAGATGAGCGACGTGGGCACCGGCAATTACGATTTCCTCGCCGCGCTGACCAACGTCGCCTACAGCCTGCCGCGCCGCGCCTACGTGCTGTTCCCGACGTCCGCCGTGATCGGCGCGCTGCTCGGCCTCGGTCAGCTGGCCGCCAGCTCGGAATTGACCGTCCTGCGCGCGCTGGGTCTATCGCGCCGCCGCATCAGTCTGTCGGTGGTGCTGTCGCTGGTCGTGCTGACCGCATCGATGGTGATCGCCGGCGAGACCGTCGCGCCCTGGGCGCAGCGCCGTGCCGATACCCTCAAGGCTGCGGCGAAGTCGAAGGATGTGATCGTCGCGCAGTACTCCGGCCTGTGGGCGCGCGAGGGCGATGTGTTCCTCAATGCCCAGACCGGCCAGGAGCGCAGCGAAAACGGCCGCCAGTGGATCGAATTGAACGATGTGCGCCTGTTCGAGCTGGGCAAGGACGGGCGCCTGGCCTCGATCACCCATGCCGGCAGTGCCGAGCATCGCGAAGGCGAATGGATCCTGCGCAAGGTCGAGCGCACCCGGTTCGAGCCCAAGACGGCGGTCCGCACCACGGTTGCGGAAGAACGCTGGGCCTCGCAACTGGACATCGCCGCGCTGGCTGCCAGCGCGCGCGACATCTGGCGTCCGCGGTATCTGACCGCGGGCCAGCTGAAGGACGGTATCGAATACCGTGAGCGCAATGGCCTGGATTCCAGCGAATTCCAGGAACATTACTGGGGCCGCTGGTTCTATCCGGTCAACGTGCTGGTGCTGTGCCTGCTCGCCATTCCGTTCGCGTTCGGCTCGCTGCGCAGCGGCGGCATGGGCAAGCGGTTGTTCCTCGGTATCGTGTTCTCGCTCGGCTTCTGGCTGGTGCAGACCCAGTTCGTACGCCTCGCCGGCGTGTTCAAGTTCGACTACCGCATCGCGTACATGATTCCGGCGCTGGTGATGGTCGGCCTGTCGATCTGGTTGTTCAAGCGCCGGTCCAGCTGATCGCCCGCATGCCCGGTGTGCGCCGAGCGCCGGTAATGGTAGGAGCGACGCAAGAGGAGCGGCACGTCGCGTGCTGTCGGTTCTGGTGCCGGTGCGGATCCACTGGACGGTCCTTAGAATCGATTCGGCTTATGTCTTCGCCACCCGCACCACGCGCGTCCCGCTCACCCGGTCGTGCCAGGTCAGCCGTTCGCGATCGAACCACGCCCACCAGAATCCCAGCCCGCCCGCGAGCAGCGAGAGCGTGCCGACGACATAGCGTTTGATCAGCTGCGCGCGCGTCGGTGCGGCAGCGCCCGCGCCGATCACGCGCAGCCGCCACGGGCGCATGCCCAGGGTCTGGCCGCCGCGCGACCAGCTGCCGACGGCGTAGGCACCGGCCATCAGCCAGCAACACACCCACAGCAGCACGCCGAGCACGCTGCCGGTCTCGAGGATGTCACGTTCGCCGTGCCCGCCGAGGTAGTAGCCGAGGTTGAACAGCGCCGACAGCAGCATCCACAGCGCAAGCGCCGGCCACAGGTCGTAGAACAGCGCGAGCAGACGGCGCAGGATCAGCGCGTCGGGCTTGGTCGGGGCGGGGGCTACGGAGACGGTGTCGGTCATCGCGACAGGATAAGGCGGAAGCGAAGGGCGGTGAGCCGCTTTTGTAGGAGCGACTTCAGTCGCGAAGCAAACGATGTTTCAGATTGCGGTCGTTATAGCGTCTGCAATACGCTCAGCTTCGCGACTGAAGTCGCTCCTACAAAAGCGCATCGTCGCGCTACCCTGTGGCCATGCCCGCCGCCACGCCCTCCGAACGTCGACAACAGGCGCTTGCGCTGCCGCCGCTGCGCGATGCCGACGCGACCGCGATCCATGCGTTCGTCGAGACGATCTGGGCCGAGAACGGGCTCGCGAAACAGACCCTGGCGAGCTACCGGCGCGACCTCGAAGGCTTCGCGCGCTGGCGCGACGGTGCGGGTGAAGGTCTGGTCGGCGTGGATCGTGGCGGCTTGTTCGACTACTTCGCATGGCGCACCCGCAGCGGGTATTCGCCGCGCAGCAACGCCCGTCTGCTGTCGACGCTGCGTGCGTTCTTCGCGCTGCAGGTCCGGCGCGGCCTGCGTGCGGACGATCCCAGCGCGTTGCTCGATCCGCCGAAACTGCCGCGTTCGCTGCCGAAGGCGCTGAGCGAGCGCGACATCGAAGCGTTGCTGGCGACGCCGGAGATCGGCGAGCCGCTGGGACTGCGCGATCGGGCGATGCTCGAACTCATGTACGCCGCCGGGCTGCGGGTCAGCGAACTGGTCGGGTTGCCGGCGACCATGGTCAATCTGCGTCAGGGCGTGCTGCGGGCGACCGGCAAGGGCGGCAAGGAGCGGCTGGTACCGCTGGGCGAAGAGGCGCAGCACTGGTTGAGCCGCTATCTGGCCGAGTCGCGCCCGGTGCTGGCGGGCAAGCGGGCGCCGATGGCCCTGTTCCTGAATCCGGGTGGCGAGGCCCTGAGCCGCCAGCAGTTCTGGGGTCTGGTGAAGCGCTACGCCGGTGCGGCGGGCATCGACCCGCGCAAGATCAGCCCGCACGGCCTGCGCCACAGTTTCGCCACGCATCTGTTGAATCACGGCGCCGATCTGCGTGCGCTGCAGATGTTGCTGGGACATGCCAGCCTGTCGACGACCCAGATCTACACCCTGGTGGCGCGCGAGCAGCTGAAACGGCTGCATGCCCAGCACCATCCGCGCGGCTGACCGGTTGGCCTGCCCGGGCTGTTATTGCCGTCACACTTGTGGCCGTCCGGACGGCCGCCGGGATGCGGCCTGCATGCGACAATCGGCCGAACTTTGTTGCGCCGGCGTGGTCCCAGCCGTCGCGCCTCGCACCCATTCGATGGAACTTCCCTACATGAAACTCCCGGTGTTCGCCCTGCTCTGCGCCCTCAACGTCTCCGCTTGCGCGCAATCCACGCCGGCCACCGCCGACAAGGCGCCGGAGCCCGCAGCGAAAGGCGCCAGCCCCGCGTCCACCGCGTCCGCCGGTGGCAAGCAGGCGGGATCGAAAGAGGCGATGGTCCGGGCCGCACTGAAGGCGCTCAATCCGAAGATCGAGGTCGACCGGATCGGTCCGGCGCCGATGCCCGGCTTCCAGGAAGCGATCGTCGCCGGTCAGGTGCTGTATTTCAGCGACGACGGCCGCTACATGCTGCAGGGCTCGCTCTACGACATGCACGAAAAGAAGGACCTCAGCCAGATCGGCCTCAGCGAACTGCGTCGCGAGCAACTGGAAAAAATACCGGTCACCGATCGCATCGTGTTCGCGCCGGTCGGCACGCCCAAGCACACCGTCGCGGTGTTCACCGACATCGAATGCGGTTACTGCCGCAAGCTGCATTCGGAGATGGCGGACTACAACAAGCTTGGAATCGCGGTGCAATATCTCGCGTTTCCGCGTGCCGGCCTGACCAGCCCGGACGCGCTGGCGATGGAATCGGTCTGGTGTTCCGACGATCGCCGGCAGGCATTGACCGAGGCCAAGAATGGTCGCCCGGTGCCGCCCAAGCGCTGCAACAACCCGGTGACCGCGCAGTACGAACTCGGCCAGCGCATCGGCCTGCAGGGCACGCCGATGATCATCAACAGCGACGGCGTGGCCATGCCGGGCTATATGCCGCCGGCCCAGCTGCTGGAAGCCCTGGACAAGCTCGCCGCCGAATCGAAGGGCAAGGTCGCCGCCGCTGCCGGCGGTCGCTGACCTTTCCGGGGCCTGGCGCCCCGCCCAGCCGGTCGGAAACGGCCGGCGGCTGCGGTAACGACGTTGACCGCATCCGGTACAATCTGCGGCCCGCTTCAAGACATGGCTGGACATGATCGTCCTCGAGGGCCTGCCCGCCCTATCGCCGTTCCGCCGCGACCGTCTCCAAACCCGTCTCCAGGCCATCGTCCCCGGGCTGCGCATCGTCGGGGCCTGGTTCGCGTACTGGGTCGAACCCCAGGCCGGAGCCAGCCCCGATCCCGTCGTCCTGCAGCGGATTCTCGAAGCGCATGGCGACCGCGCACCGCTCGCGGCCGGCGCGGTATCGCGTTTCGTCGCGCCGCGACTGGGCACCATCTCGCCCTGGGCCAGCAAGGCCAGCGAACTGCTGCGCGGCGCCGGCCAGCCGGTGAAGCGCGTCGAGCGCGGCACGCGGATCGATCTGACCGGTTTTCCGGAAGACGCGGCCACCCGCGCCGCCGTCGCCAAAGTCCTCCACGACCCGATGACCCAGTCGCTGCTCGCGGATGCCGGCGAAGCCGCTGCGCTGTTCGCCACGCCTGCGCGCGGTGCGCTGGAAGTGATCCCGCTGGCCGAACTGGAGCGCGCCAATGCCCGCCTGGGCCTGGCCCTGGCCGAGGACGAAATCGAATACCTGCGCGCGCGTTACGCCGAGCTGGGGCGCGACCCGCACGATGTCGAACTGATGATGTTCGCGCAGGCCAATTCCGAGCACTGCCGGCACAAGATCTTCAACGCGGGTTGGACCATCGATGGCCGCGAACAGCTGTTGAACGGCGGACCGCAATCGCTGTTCAAGATGATCAAGCACACCCACGCGCAGACGCCCGCGCA from Lysobacter sp. harbors:
- the pssA gene encoding CDP-diacylglycerol--serine O-phosphatidyltransferase; translation: MNAPEPPIAPRRSRGIYLLPNLFTTAALFSGFFAIIAASQGRFEAACVAIFIAAVLDGLDGRVARMTNTQSEFGVQYDSLSDLISFGMAPSLVMYHWALASMKLDGTTLGKIGWLGAFLYAACAALRLARFNSQVGTVDKRWFIGLPSPSAAGLVASFVWTMHDLGLSGESLRYAALAVTVIAGLLMVSGFRYSSFKGGKPGPQGDRIPFFVLFAIVVAIIGLVIDPPKVLLFVFATFAVFGPLISRRMARKAQAEEA
- the rimI gene encoding ribosomal protein S18-alanine N-acetyltransferase, translated to MRDTDIDTVMAIETRAYPFPWTDGIFRDCLNACYPSWLLMQNGSIVGYGVISIAAREAHILNICIDPDAQSHGHGRRLLRALVRIARAQNAERIFLEVRPSNPRAIALYFDEGFNEIGRRPRYYPAHAGREDAIVMAMELLPEA
- a CDS encoding valine--tRNA ligase → MTTLASGYEPKDFESRLYAEWEASGVFAPQGDGPAYSILLPPPNVTGTLHMGHAFQHTLQDALIRYHRMRGYKTLWQMGTDHAGIATEMVVSRNLQIAGTGETRDSLGRDKFIDKVWEWKAQSGGTIERQMRRLGTSGDWTRSVFTMDDGASAAVIEAFVKLYEEGLIYRGQRLVNWDPVLKTAISDLEVVSEEEDGFLWSISYPLTDGSGSLVVATTRPETMLGDTAVMVHPEDERYAHLIGKTVTLPLTNREIPIIADDYVDREFGTGVVKVTPAHDFNDYAVGKRHDLPMINIFTPDAKIIGSAKSHADISAELSKHDPIEDRGVLIPDERFSPELIPSRYHGLDRYDARKAVLADLEEAGLLVETKPHKLQVPRGDRTGQVIEPYLTDQWFVAMDGFAKRGLELAENGSVKFVPPNWINTYRHWMENIQDWCISRQLWWGHRIPAWYDEAGNVYVARDEAAALEQAAGKSGGPGPTLRRDNDVLETWFSSGLWPISTMGWPSPESMRERGFDDFVPSSVLVTGFDIIFFWVARMIMMTDHFMPEGTPDAARVPFKDVYITGLVRDKDGQKMSKSKGNVLDPLDIIDGITADELVAKRTTGLMKPKDAPKIEKHTRKEFPDGIAPHGADALRFTMAALAGPGRDIKFDMARCEGYKNFCNKLWNATRFVLMNTEGFSVGGALAPTGAGVGAKAPPTTRPQPITDAEKWILSRLAKVSAEAGEHFATYRFDLLAQALYEFAWNEFCDWFVELAKPALNGDDKLAADSTRHTLLHVLESLLRLLHPLTPFVTEELWRSVAPKLGIDANSISTRAYPQTGDFAGQDHTAAETDIEWLKDVIRNLRSIRSTLGISPAKQVRLLLKDGDANDAARIARFASQLKFLLKLESIETLTGESPAAASAVVGGLTLLVPLEGLVDLDAERSRLDKEIARVASEKTKSEDKLARFGGNVPPAVIEQERLRLADWTAKLAALTEQRARF
- a CDS encoding DNA polymerase III subunit chi, translated to MSPRADFYLIQKPRFREEPLRLVCELARKAYDANLWTLVLARDAAQAEALDDLLWAFDEEAFVPHQIAGSDDEDELTPVLIAAPDSDIALRPLVINLRDAPVEGSFERVLEVVPADDSARGPLRERWKQYQARGLELKKYDM
- a CDS encoding leucyl aminopeptidase, with protein sequence MALAFTLHTGPAADAAALATDCIVVGAYADKTLTATGQALDAASGGRIAALIERGDVSGKTGKTALLHDLPGVAATRVLVIGLGDAAKFGVPQYIKAASDAARALKDGAATGATFTISEAATQGRDAAWNIRQAVIAFAYVAYRYNATLGEKNKAKGVSKLTAVAVSGNDAVALSQGKAIANGITFARELGNLPPNICNPTYLAEQAQVFAGKFDRTSCEVLERDQMQALGMGSLLAVSQGSANPPKLIVLKWNGASDHGSGDAKPFVLVGKGITFDTGGINLKTAGGIEEMKYDMCGAAAVMGTFVAVVGMQLPIDLVVIVPAVENMPDGLSYRPSDVITSMSGKTIEVGNTDAEGRLILCDALTYAQRFEPRALLDVATLTGACIVALGKYATGLMSKHDDLANELLQAGENVFDRAWRLPLWDEYQSQLNSTFADVYNIGGRNAGAITAGCFLARFTEDQRWAHLDIAGVSNDDGKLGMATGRPVGLLAQWLMDRAG
- the lptF gene encoding LPS export ABC transporter permease LptF, with product MLKLDRYLIREFAQSIFAVLAVVLIVLLGGAFADVLGDVARGKVPAGMLLAQLGLVFLKWLPMILPLVVMLGLMLAMGRLYRDAEMPVLVSIGIGPKRFLRPLAWMALPVVLVVGLCSLWLGPWADRTSQRMIDEAGRNLLIAGMEPGRFTELPGGGGVIYVGGMSSDNREMQRVFVYRQKKDRFDVTTSQTGTLSVQNERDRYLRLEQGFEVEGPTGSGRDFRLMRYAANEVRLPEEISQRRKSDAVELQPTTALFRDPRPQANAQLHFRIAPPLLTLAFALLAVPLSRSAPRQARYGNLAVGFLIYLFSMFLMLLGTQWLDDGKLPAVLGLWWMLLPLLVVAVWMYARDGAIKRPRLKAAG